A genomic stretch from Gammaproteobacteria bacterium includes:
- a CDS encoding endonuclease/exonuclease/phosphatase family protein, with the protein MTDRNHRIVFKLTTFNILRDGIGEGGDRRKRIAALISRHNPDVLCMQEGGDDACWRGMADEQGFKYVQNIPGEFQPALFSKLPVKQVATHSGVKFVYFQVDLGRFTLGVYSIHLMHWPPAEGERIAALRKLLALMQVQGDAFVCIAGDFNSRARGEQGLAFGVQCIATFNKCVIGPYDWTRATDSMAMAGFIDCYRRKNQTSGYSLHPLTDGASQQGAPIPKDHLIRIGDRLMMPPVVRIDYVFANPALAERLTQCELDDSDEALQASDHLPLVATFKL; encoded by the coding sequence ATGACTGATCGAAATCACCGGATCGTCTTCAAACTCACGACCTTCAACATTCTCCGCGACGGCATTGGCGAGGGCGGGGATCGACGCAAGCGCATCGCCGCGCTCATCTCCAGACACAATCCGGATGTTCTGTGCATGCAGGAAGGCGGGGACGATGCTTGCTGGCGGGGTATGGCGGATGAACAGGGGTTCAAGTATGTGCAGAACATTCCCGGCGAGTTTCAGCCCGCGCTGTTTTCAAAGCTGCCGGTCAAGCAGGTCGCTACGCACAGCGGCGTGAAGTTCGTTTATTTTCAGGTCGATCTGGGCCGCTTCACCCTGGGCGTTTACAGCATTCATCTCATGCACTGGCCGCCGGCCGAGGGCGAGAGGATCGCGGCCTTGCGTAAACTGCTGGCCTTGATGCAGGTGCAGGGCGATGCGTTCGTTTGCATTGCGGGTGACTTCAACTCGCGCGCGCGGGGCGAGCAAGGTCTGGCGTTCGGCGTGCAGTGCATCGCCACTTTTAACAAATGCGTTATCGGCCCTTACGACTGGACCCGCGCCACAGACTCTATGGCAATGGCGGGTTTTATCGATTGTTACCGACGCAAAAACCAGACGTCCGGGTACAGCCTGCATCCTTTGACCGACGGTGCTTCACAACAAGGCGCGCCGATTCCCAAAGACCATCTCATACGCATCGGCGACCGTTTGATGATGCCGCCGGTGGTTCGCATCGACTATGTTTTCGCCAACCCGGCGCTTGCGGAACGCCTTACGCAATGTGAACTGGACGATTCGGACGAAGCCCTGCAGGCATCCGATCATCTGCCGCTGGTCGCCACGTTCAAGCTTTGA
- a CDS encoding lipoprotein signal peptidase, with protein MLRWTWLSVLVVVLDQITKWMASAWMAPYETYPVLSWFNLTLVHNTGAAFSFLSDADGWQRWFFILLSIAVSVAIVIWLKRLHAHEQWTAAALALILGGAIGNVIDRIAHGYVVDFIQWYYDQWYWPTFNIADSAISVGAAILLIHGVFFASREEQA; from the coding sequence ATGCTTAGATGGACATGGCTCTCGGTGCTTGTCGTCGTCCTTGACCAGATCACCAAGTGGATGGCAAGCGCGTGGATGGCGCCTTACGAGACGTATCCAGTGCTTTCCTGGTTCAATTTGACGCTCGTACATAACACGGGGGCGGCGTTCAGTTTTTTGAGCGACGCTGACGGCTGGCAGCGCTGGTTTTTCATCTTGCTGTCGATTGCTGTGAGCGTGGCTATCGTTATCTGGCTAAAACGCCTGCACGCCCACGAGCAGTGGACCGCAGCCGCGCTCGCCCTGATATTGGGCGGCGCGATCGGCAATGTGATCGATCGCATCGCCCATGGTTATGTAGTGGATTTTATACAGTGGTATTACGATCAGTGGTACTGGCCGACCTTTAACATCGCGGATTCCGCAATATCGGTCGGCGCTGCCATCCTGCTTATTCACGGTGTATTTTTTGCCAGTCGGGAGGAGCAAGCCTGA
- a CDS encoding GspH/FimT family pseudopilin has product MYPDDSEATKCYLSRMKGRICSLDGFTLVELVVALAVAAILLTIAIPSFQTLIQSNRMAANANEFIAALNLARSEAIKRGVAVTLCKDGGSASACNNAANWEAGWIVFSDLNGDGVVDAGDEVLRVYPALDSGYTFNGNNNVTNRVTYNRRGMGTNGTLVMCDDRGFGEHARAIGIARTGRAQAEHATEADPPVESCQI; this is encoded by the coding sequence TTGTATCCCGATGACAGCGAGGCGACTAAGTGCTACCTAAGCCGCATGAAAGGTCGAATTTGTTCTCTTGACGGCTTCACGCTCGTGGAGTTGGTCGTGGCACTAGCAGTCGCCGCCATCTTGCTCACCATCGCGATTCCGAGCTTCCAGACACTTATTCAAAGCAACCGCATGGCCGCGAACGCAAACGAATTCATTGCGGCATTAAACCTCGCCCGCAGCGAGGCCATCAAGCGCGGCGTAGCGGTAACCCTATGCAAGGACGGCGGCAGCGCCTCTGCCTGCAACAATGCCGCGAACTGGGAAGCCGGTTGGATTGTATTCTCCGACCTTAATGGAGACGGCGTTGTAGACGCTGGCGACGAAGTACTGCGCGTCTACCCGGCGCTGGATTCCGGTTATACCTTCAACGGCAACAATAATGTGACGAACCGGGTCACGTATAACCGGAGAGGCATGGGCACCAACGGCACTCTGGTCATGTGTGATGATCGCGGCTTCGGTGAGCACGCTCGGGCGATCGGAATTGCTAGGACGGGACGCGCACAGGCCGAGCATGCGACCGAAGCGGACCCGCCTGTGGAAAGCTGTCAAATTTGA
- a CDS encoding pilus assembly protein PilZ, whose amino-acid sequence MRNSAQSQTGAVLVVSLIMLLLMTIIGVAAMRTTVLQEKMAGNLGDLDRAFEASEAALREGERWVDVLVTRPDTTTSCAAPCQVVWDKVDAILNPIDAASTWDSDNVRVYAGEIPAVAALPEYYIEHDEFRNDNLNVGTSNDNVGRDLYRLTARGVGGAATTQAIVRTAYARRF is encoded by the coding sequence ATGCGGAACTCAGCGCAATCTCAGACCGGCGCCGTGCTGGTCGTCAGCCTCATCATGCTGTTGCTCATGACCATTATCGGCGTCGCCGCCATGCGAACCACCGTGCTGCAAGAAAAGATGGCTGGCAACCTGGGCGATCTCGACCGCGCCTTCGAGGCCAGCGAGGCCGCGCTGCGCGAGGGCGAGCGGTGGGTGGATGTTCTAGTGACGAGGCCCGACACCACGACATCATGCGCCGCGCCCTGCCAGGTCGTATGGGATAAGGTTGATGCGATCCTGAATCCGATCGACGCCGCAAGTACCTGGGACTCTGACAACGTTCGCGTTTACGCCGGAGAGATCCCGGCGGTCGCGGCTTTACCCGAGTATTACATCGAACACGACGAATTCCGTAACGATAACCTGAACGTCGGCACGTCGAACGATAACGTGGGACGCGACCTTTATCGCCTGACGGCGCGCGGCGTCGGCGGCGCGGCTACGACTCAGGCGATAGTGCGCACGGCCTACGCGCGAAGATTCTAA
- a CDS encoding type IV pilin protein has product MSIAKLQARGFTLIELMIVVAIVAILGGIAYPSYVNQLQRTRRAEGQAMVMEIMAAQERYYSSNNTYTIDLTELGYTLVSGNLDSDGGWYRISAAARSGAALNACVNLSAAGQGAQSGDGTLTLNSRGVKTGYW; this is encoded by the coding sequence ATGAGTATCGCAAAGCTTCAAGCACGTGGTTTCACGCTGATCGAGTTGATGATCGTCGTTGCGATCGTCGCTATCCTGGGCGGGATTGCATACCCGAGCTATGTGAACCAGCTACAAAGAACCCGTCGCGCCGAAGGGCAGGCCATGGTCATGGAGATCATGGCTGCACAGGAACGCTACTATAGCTCTAACAACACCTACACCATTGACCTCACGGAGCTTGGCTATACCTTGGTCAGTGGAAACCTTGATTCGGACGGCGGCTGGTACCGGATCAGCGCGGCCGCTCGCAGTGGCGCCGCGCTCAACGCCTGTGTGAATCTCTCCGCTGCCGGGCAGGGAGCACAAAGCGGTGACGGAACCTTGACGTTGAACTCCCGCGGGGTGAAAACGGGTTATTGGTAG
- a CDS encoding PilW family protein: MIRRRATRDQHGFTLVEMMIGMVLGLLLLAGVINIFLGGRQSYQLQEGFSRLQENGRFAMDVFGVNMRHAGFKPNALGVDDFTFSASATAIAPTVATFGTAFQVVTGTDNNAASADIIRDGTDTLSFRFRSTGTGVPAPLADCLGATPSAGTLVINTLYVRTPENELHCRDVTGPPQPMLDGVEGMQVLYGVDTDGDFNRTANRYSTAATVTASGDWARIVSVRVALLLSTVEGVTNTPDTTTYILLNNTAVGPFNDRLRRHVFTTTIALRNLLP; the protein is encoded by the coding sequence ATGATTCGACGCCGCGCGACGCGCGATCAACACGGCTTTACGCTGGTCGAGATGATGATCGGGATGGTCCTAGGGCTGCTGCTGCTGGCGGGCGTGATCAATATCTTTCTGGGCGGTAGGCAAAGCTATCAGTTACAGGAAGGTTTCTCGCGTTTGCAGGAAAATGGCCGCTTCGCGATGGACGTTTTCGGGGTTAATATGCGCCACGCGGGCTTCAAGCCCAATGCCCTGGGTGTCGATGACTTCACGTTTTCGGCAAGCGCCACGGCTATTGCGCCAACGGTTGCAACCTTTGGAACGGCTTTCCAAGTCGTCACGGGCACCGATAACAATGCCGCTTCGGCCGATATCATCCGAGACGGCACCGACACGCTTAGCTTTCGATTCCGAAGTACGGGTACTGGCGTGCCCGCGCCACTAGCGGACTGTTTGGGTGCAACGCCGTCCGCCGGAACGTTGGTTATTAACACCCTCTACGTGCGCACGCCGGAGAATGAACTCCACTGTCGTGATGTTACCGGCCCACCTCAGCCAATGCTGGATGGTGTAGAAGGTATGCAGGTGCTCTACGGCGTAGACACCGACGGTGATTTCAATCGCACCGCGAACCGATACAGTACCGCCGCGACGGTGACCGCCAGCGGGGATTGGGCGCGGATCGTGAGCGTGCGCGTGGCGCTGCTGCTGAGCACCGTTGAAGGCGTCACCAACACCCCGGACACGACCACCTACATCCTGCTTAACAATACCGCGGTAGGACCGTTCAACGACCGCCTGCGCCGTCACGTGTTCACCACGACGATCGCGCTACGGAATCTGCTCCCGTAA
- the ileS gene encoding isoleucine--tRNA ligase has translation MSESDYKNTLNLPKTDFPMRGNLAQREPEMLKSWAAMDLYARIRESCADRPKFILHDGPPYANGDIHIGHAVNKILKDIIVKSKTLDGFDSPYVPGWDCHGLPIELQVEKKTGKTSARIDARAFRAACRKFAARQVDGQRRDFIRLGVFGAWDDPYLTMDHRYEANIVRALGKVIARGHVFKGFKPVHWCVDCGSALAEAEVEYENKSSHAIDVRFKAADEAAFLDKWPREEYGHGPVSVVIWTTTPWTLPANQAVALHPEFTYALVQLQDERVVLAEPLLDRAFERYGIERGSILGRVQGKALEHLRLQHPFYARQVPIVLGEHVTTEDGTGAVHTAPGHGQEDYLVGRRYGLPIDNPVGGDGRFLPGTELFGGEPVEQANKHIIEVLAAQGTLLHQSMLTHSYPHCWRHKTPIIFRATLQWFIGMEQQRLRERALTEIGNVRWMPGWGQARIEGMVRNRPDWCISRQRKWGVPIALFTHRETSELHPDTPKLIETAAERIESGGIDAWFDLDASDLLGDGHTEYEKVTDTLDVWFDSGVTHTCVLEQRPALGFPADLYLEGSDQHRGWFQSSLLSSVAMRVTAPYRQVLTHGFTVDASGQKMSKSRGNVVSPQTVMKTLGADILRLWVAATDYSGEMAVSDEILKRTADAYRRIRNTARFLLANLHGFDPARHQVPPAHMLALDRWAVDQALLLQRQVSQAFEEYQFHLVYQKVHHFCAIEMGGFYLDIIKDRQYTTQTDSPIRRSAQTAMYQINEALVRWLAPILSFTAEEIWRSMPGARAESVFLSTWHDGLFALGDDAVFNYAEWARLIEVRDAVGKQLENLRNAGEIGASLDADVTLFCDGTMLELLKRLEDELRFLLITSYARALPLDQRPAEARAARLASGDTIYIRASPVSHSKCVRCWHRREDVGQNLGHPQLCGRCVTNVAGEGEQRRYA, from the coding sequence GTGTCTGAATCAGATTACAAAAACACCCTCAACCTGCCGAAGACGGACTTCCCGATGCGTGGCAATCTCGCGCAGCGGGAGCCGGAAATGCTGAAAAGCTGGGCGGCGATGGATCTGTACGCCAGGATTCGAGAGTCTTGTGCAGATCGGCCGAAGTTCATCCTGCACGATGGTCCGCCGTACGCCAACGGCGATATTCACATCGGTCACGCCGTCAACAAGATCCTCAAGGACATCATCGTCAAGAGCAAAACCTTGGACGGCTTCGATTCTCCGTACGTACCGGGCTGGGACTGTCACGGTCTGCCGATTGAATTGCAGGTGGAGAAGAAAACTGGCAAGACAAGCGCCAGAATCGACGCCAGGGCGTTTCGCGCGGCCTGCCGGAAATTCGCCGCCAGACAGGTCGATGGGCAGCGGCGCGACTTCATTCGCTTGGGCGTGTTCGGCGCATGGGACGATCCGTATCTGACGATGGACCACCGCTATGAAGCCAACATTGTACGCGCGTTGGGTAAGGTCATTGCGCGCGGCCATGTGTTCAAGGGTTTCAAGCCAGTGCATTGGTGCGTGGATTGCGGCTCCGCGCTGGCCGAAGCCGAAGTCGAGTACGAAAACAAGTCGTCGCACGCGATTGACGTACGATTCAAAGCCGCGGACGAGGCGGCATTCCTGGATAAATGGCCGCGTGAAGAGTATGGGCACGGGCCAGTCTCGGTGGTCATCTGGACGACCACGCCCTGGACGTTGCCCGCCAATCAGGCGGTCGCGCTGCATCCGGAATTCACCTATGCGCTGGTGCAACTGCAAGACGAGCGCGTGGTGCTGGCCGAGCCGTTGCTAGATCGCGCGTTCGAACGCTATGGCATCGAGCGCGGTTCAATACTCGGCCGCGTGCAGGGCAAGGCGCTGGAGCATCTGCGGTTACAACATCCGTTCTACGCGCGGCAGGTGCCCATTGTGCTGGGCGAGCACGTCACGACCGAAGACGGCACCGGCGCGGTCCACACAGCACCCGGTCACGGCCAGGAGGACTATCTCGTCGGGCGGCGTTATGGCCTGCCGATCGACAACCCGGTTGGCGGCGACGGGCGGTTTCTGCCCGGCACCGAGTTGTTTGGGGGCGAGCCGGTCGAACAAGCCAATAAACACATTATCGAAGTGCTGGCAGCGCAGGGCACGCTGCTACATCAGTCGATGCTCACCCACAGCTACCCGCACTGCTGGCGCCACAAGACGCCGATCATCTTCCGCGCCACCCTGCAATGGTTTATCGGCATGGAACAACAACGCCTGCGCGAACGGGCGCTGACCGAGATTGGCAACGTACGCTGGATGCCGGGCTGGGGCCAGGCCCGCATTGAAGGCATGGTGCGAAATCGTCCCGACTGGTGCATCTCGCGGCAACGCAAATGGGGCGTGCCGATCGCGCTGTTCACACATCGCGAGACGAGTGAGTTGCACCCGGACACACCGAAGCTGATCGAGACCGCCGCGGAGCGAATCGAGTCTGGCGGCATTGATGCATGGTTCGACCTGGACGCGAGCGACCTTCTGGGTGATGGTCACACGGAATACGAAAAAGTTACCGATACGCTGGACGTATGGTTCGATTCCGGCGTGACGCACACTTGCGTACTGGAGCAGCGGCCAGCGCTTGGATTTCCGGCTGACTTATACCTTGAAGGCTCCGATCAGCACCGTGGGTGGTTTCAGTCCTCGCTGCTGAGCTCGGTCGCCATGCGCGTGACCGCGCCTTACCGGCAGGTGCTCACGCACGGATTCACGGTGGACGCGTCGGGGCAGAAGATGTCCAAGTCGCGCGGTAACGTCGTCTCGCCGCAGACGGTGATGAAAACCCTGGGCGCGGATATTCTGCGCTTGTGGGTGGCCGCCACCGACTACAGCGGCGAGATGGCAGTCTCCGACGAGATTCTCAAGCGCACGGCCGACGCTTATCGCCGCATTCGCAACACGGCGCGGTTTCTGCTCGCGAACCTGCACGGCTTCGATCCAGCACGGCATCAGGTGCCGCCCGCACACATGCTGGCGCTGGATCGCTGGGCGGTCGATCAGGCGCTGCTGTTGCAGCGGCAAGTAAGCCAAGCGTTCGAGGAATATCAGTTCCATCTTGTTTATCAGAAAGTGCATCATTTCTGCGCGATCGAGATGGGCGGGTTTTATCTCGACATCATCAAGGACAGGCAGTACACGACGCAGACCGACAGTCCGATCCGCCGCTCCGCGCAGACTGCGATGTATCAAATCAACGAGGCGCTGGTGCGCTGGCTGGCGCCGATCTTAAGTTTTACCGCCGAAGAGATCTGGCGGTCGATGCCCGGCGCGCGCGCCGAATCTGTTTTCCTGAGCACCTGGCACGATGGCTTGTTCGCGCTGGGCGATGACGCCGTGTTTAACTACGCCGAATGGGCGCGGCTGATCGAAGTCCGCGATGCGGTCGGCAAGCAACTGGAGAATTTGCGCAACGCCGGCGAGATCGGCGCATCGCTGGATGCCGACGTCACGCTATTTTGCGACGGTACAATGCTGGAACTGCTGAAACGACTGGAAGACGAGTTGAGATTTCTGCTGATCACGTCATACGCGCGCGCGCTGCCGCTGGATCAGCGCCCGGCCGAGGCGCGGGCAGCGCGGCTTGCGAGCGGCGACACGATTTATATCCGGGCATCGCCGGTTTCACATTCAAAATGCGTACGCTGCTGGCACCGTCGCGAAGACGTGGGACAAAACCTTGGGCATCCGCAACTCTGCGGCCGCTGCGTCACGAACGTTGCCGGCGAGGGCGAGCAGCGAAGGTATGCGTAA
- the pyrF gene encoding orotidine-5'-phosphate decarboxylase, whose product MNESTNNKLHYVSRKNILVRERLIHALDVASAQAARKTVENLGDTVRFYKIGLELFMADGYFDLIDWLAMNDKKVFVDLKFFDVPQTVSAAVRRLKDRGAYFATVHGNDAMLKAAVAEKGNTRILAVTALTSLDQADLDDLGFRCDVHALVLSRALRALEIGCDGVVSSGLEARALREKLGDRLLVITPGIRPVTNADDQKRVVDVEDAFLNGADYIVVGRPIRNADDPKAAAEAIQSRIAGVFANR is encoded by the coding sequence ATGAACGAATCCACTAACAACAAATTGCATTACGTCTCGCGGAAAAATATCCTGGTCCGCGAACGCCTCATTCACGCGCTTGATGTTGCGAGTGCGCAGGCCGCGAGAAAAACGGTTGAAAACCTCGGCGACACGGTGCGCTTTTACAAGATCGGCCTGGAGCTGTTCATGGCCGATGGTTATTTCGATCTCATCGACTGGCTCGCCATGAACGACAAGAAGGTATTCGTGGATCTCAAGTTTTTCGATGTGCCGCAAACGGTGAGTGCCGCGGTCCGGCGATTGAAGGACCGGGGTGCGTATTTCGCTACCGTGCACGGTAACGACGCGATGCTAAAGGCGGCGGTCGCGGAGAAGGGCAACACGCGAATCCTTGCGGTCACCGCGTTAACCAGCCTCGATCAGGCCGATCTGGACGACCTCGGGTTCCGTTGCGACGTGCACGCTCTGGTGCTATCGAGAGCCCTCCGCGCGCTGGAGATCGGCTGCGACGGAGTTGTATCTTCAGGGCTGGAAGCGCGCGCGTTGAGAGAAAAGCTTGGAGACCGGCTGCTCGTGATTACGCCCGGCATCCGGCCGGTGACCAATGCGGATGATCAGAAACGGGTGGTCGATGTGGAGGACGCATTTTTGAACGGCGCTGATTACATTGTCGTCGGACGCCCGATCCGCAACGCGGATGACCCGAAAGCCGCCGCCGAAGCGATTCAGTCGCGCATTGCCGGCGTATTCGCCAATCGATAG
- a CDS encoding AbrB/MazE/SpoVT family DNA-binding domain-containing protein yields the protein METVTISSKYQLVIPRSVRERMGIRPGQLVQIIPYEDRIEVVPVQSAREIRGFLGDLENTFERDDDRL from the coding sequence TTGGAAACCGTGACCATCTCGTCCAAGTATCAACTCGTCATACCTCGCAGCGTGCGCGAGCGCATGGGGATTCGCCCAGGGCAACTCGTTCAGATTATCCCGTATGAAGACCGAATCGAGGTTGTGCCTGTGCAATCCGCGCGCGAGATCAGGGGCTTCCTGGGTGATCTAGAGAACACATTTGAGCGTGACGATGACCGCTTGTAA
- the ispH gene encoding 4-hydroxy-3-methylbut-2-enyl diphosphate reductase, with the protein MQILLANPRGFCAGVDRAIDIVERSLDLFGAPVYVRHEVVHNKFVVDGLRTKGAVFVDELEEVPDGATVIFSAHGVSQAVRREAASRNLTVFDATCPLVTKVHMEVSRYSREGRETVLIGHQGHPEVEGTIGQYENAKLGAIYLVESVEDVQSLRVKNPDQLAFVTQTTLSMDETGEIIDALHARFPNITGPYKKDICYATQNRQDAVKQLVDKCDLMLVVGSPNSSNSSRLREIAEKKGVEAYLVEGPEAIEDAWLVGKRSVGVTAGASAPEILVEQLIEVLKSKGANVVQEHDGIREQVVFMMPKELR; encoded by the coding sequence ATGCAGATATTACTTGCCAACCCCCGCGGCTTCTGCGCCGGCGTAGACCGCGCCATCGATATCGTCGAGCGCTCGCTGGACCTGTTCGGCGCACCGGTTTACGTGCGTCACGAAGTCGTCCACAACAAGTTTGTGGTCGACGGCCTGCGCACCAAAGGCGCGGTATTCGTGGACGAACTGGAAGAAGTCCCCGACGGCGCCACCGTGATCTTCAGCGCACACGGCGTCTCGCAGGCGGTGCGCCGCGAGGCCGCGTCGCGCAATCTCACGGTGTTCGACGCGACCTGTCCACTGGTAACCAAAGTGCACATGGAAGTCAGCCGCTATTCCAGGGAAGGGCGCGAGACCGTACTCATCGGCCACCAGGGTCATCCGGAAGTCGAGGGCACCATCGGTCAGTACGAAAACGCGAAGCTGGGCGCGATCTATCTGGTGGAATCGGTTGAAGATGTGCAAAGCCTGCGGGTGAAGAATCCGGATCAACTGGCGTTTGTGACACAGACCACCCTCTCGATGGACGAGACCGGCGAAATCATCGACGCGTTGCACGCCAGATTTCCCAACATCACCGGCCCTTACAAAAAAGACATCTGTTACGCCACTCAGAATCGTCAGGATGCCGTCAAGCAACTGGTGGACAAGTGCGACCTGATGCTGGTTGTCGGCTCGCCCAACAGCTCGAACTCAAGCCGCCTGCGCGAAATTGCCGAGAAGAAAGGGGTGGAAGCCTACCTGGTCGAAGGGCCGGAAGCCATCGAAGACGCCTGGCTGGTCGGCAAGCGATCCGTCGGTGTCACCGCAGGCGCCTCCGCGCCCGAGATTCTGGTCGAGCAGTTGATCGAGGTGCTGAAGAGCAAAGGCGCGAACGTGGTGCAAGAGCACGACGGCATCCGCGAGCAGGTCGTGTTCATGATGCCGAAGGAGCTGCGCTAA
- the pilV gene encoding type IV pilus modification protein PilV: MERPISCSTKFAPGAGGFTLIEVLVALAIVSIGLLAIAALQMTGLRVNHNAYLRTQASYIAYDIADRMRANLTAAVAGNYQVNAAAPVAPGFNCITNFTGTTVANTCSPAELAQADLFQWYASLAGSPGPPVVPALLPGSDAVIACADTPCARGSLHTVTVRWDGDRTGFTGRACPPVVDVDLLCVRIVVQL, encoded by the coding sequence ATGGAACGGCCAATTTCCTGCAGCACAAAATTCGCTCCAGGAGCTGGCGGCTTCACGCTCATTGAGGTTCTTGTTGCGCTCGCGATCGTTTCAATTGGTTTGCTCGCAATCGCCGCGTTGCAAATGACCGGGCTGCGCGTCAACCACAACGCGTATCTTCGCACCCAGGCAAGTTATATCGCCTACGACATCGCCGATCGCATGCGCGCAAACTTGACCGCGGCGGTCGCCGGCAATTATCAGGTCAACGCGGCCGCGCCGGTAGCCCCTGGGTTCAACTGTATAACGAATTTCACCGGCACCACGGTGGCGAATACTTGCAGCCCCGCCGAGTTGGCTCAGGCGGACTTATTTCAGTGGTACGCCAGCCTTGCAGGAAGCCCGGGTCCGCCGGTGGTGCCTGCACTGTTACCCGGCAGCGACGCGGTAATCGCTTGCGCCGACACTCCTTGCGCGCGCGGTTCACTACACACCGTTACCGTGCGCTGGGACGGCGACCGCACGGGCTTTACGGGGCGAGCCTGCCCACCGGTGGTCGATGTCGACCTGCTTTGTGTGCGGATTGTCGTGCAGCTATGA